The following proteins come from a genomic window of Streptomyces sp. NBC_00539:
- a CDS encoding C40 family peptidase, with product MGTVKRARRRGASALTLLCAMAVLAAAPALGLPTTAYAAPVAPGAPGVPVAPEPGTKTLEQVRKEIEDLYRQAGTATDAYNQAESETKAQSERVVELAKLIAAGRDRITSLKDRAGAAARAQYRSGGLPPGARLALSGSPGQYLDGADRLRQGEKATADLLAELNRTQNDLQRYAKDASALWQKLEANRVKQEASKKQIEEKIKAAQELESKLQAEEKARLLQLEQDAQRQAQTAWLSSGVLKEINGTASEAGRKAIQFATAQVGKPYVWGAVGPQSYDCSGLTSQAWLAAGRPIPRTSQEQLRLLPKVAVKDMRPGDLIIYFDDASHVALYVGDGAIIHAPRPGRNVTVAGAGSMPIKAVVRPDA from the coding sequence ATGGGGACCGTGAAGCGAGCGCGGCGACGCGGCGCGTCCGCTCTCACTCTGCTGTGCGCGATGGCGGTACTGGCGGCGGCGCCGGCCCTCGGTCTTCCGACGACCGCCTACGCGGCGCCGGTCGCGCCGGGTGCGCCGGGTGTGCCCGTGGCGCCGGAGCCGGGGACCAAGACCCTGGAGCAGGTCCGCAAGGAGATCGAGGACCTGTACCGCCAGGCCGGGACGGCCACGGACGCGTACAACCAGGCGGAGAGCGAGACGAAGGCGCAGTCCGAACGGGTCGTGGAGCTCGCCAAGCTGATAGCGGCCGGCCGGGACCGGATCACCTCCTTGAAGGACCGCGCGGGTGCCGCCGCCCGCGCCCAGTACCGCTCGGGCGGCCTGCCGCCGGGCGCGCGGCTCGCGCTGAGCGGCAGCCCGGGCCAGTACCTGGACGGCGCGGACCGGCTGCGGCAGGGCGAGAAGGCCACCGCGGACCTGCTCGCCGAACTGAACCGCACCCAGAACGACCTCCAGCGGTACGCGAAGGACGCGAGCGCGCTGTGGCAGAAGCTGGAGGCGAACCGGGTCAAGCAGGAGGCCTCGAAGAAGCAGATCGAGGAGAAGATCAAGGCGGCGCAGGAGCTGGAGAGCAAGCTCCAGGCCGAGGAGAAGGCCCGGCTGCTCCAGCTGGAACAGGACGCGCAGCGTCAGGCACAGACGGCCTGGCTGTCCTCGGGCGTCTTGAAGGAGATCAACGGCACGGCGTCGGAAGCGGGCAGGAAGGCGATCCAGTTCGCCACCGCCCAGGTGGGCAAGCCGTACGTGTGGGGCGCGGTGGGCCCGCAGTCGTACGACTGCTCCGGCCTGACCTCGCAGGCGTGGCTGGCGGCGGGCCGGCCCATCCCGCGGACCTCGCAGGAGCAGCTGCGGCTGCTGCCGAAGGTGGCGGTCAAGGACATGCGCCCGGGCGATCTGATCATCTACTTCGACGACGCCAGCCACGTGGCCCTGTACGTGGGCGACGGCGCGATCATCCACGCACCGCGCCCCGGCCGCAACGTCACCGTCGCGGGCGCGGGCTCCATGCCGATCAAGGCGGTGGTCCGCCCGGACGCGTGA